A DNA window from Lutra lutra chromosome 8, mLutLut1.2, whole genome shotgun sequence contains the following coding sequences:
- the DEPDC4 gene encoding LOW QUALITY PROTEIN: DEP domain-containing protein 4 (The sequence of the model RefSeq protein was modified relative to this genomic sequence to represent the inferred CDS: inserted 4 bases in 2 codons; deleted 1 base in 1 codon; substituted 5 bases at 5 genomic stop codons) codes for MTTHKMLNVIPSTFNDSGPGLPSPPGLFGGLGPLGSAPRSSPLPQSGLARAPTVPARTPQARHQATVTSSMGIGKAYPGRGSFPLPSTLALRAQEGVWQVKEIARCPWAVTHLFPSFPGGAVLGLVSPAPPKRFLAAPVQPQSVAAAASLLHSLLHCTQGRGYKPGEEPERELEAVLSTLRFRSLVSRSGVPGPXRSGRSFVSPSGTFCRKRRQRALLLHILMNHKVFEPVGMKLLENEKELEFENSNSSLYRFLGNKSSYIFCKREKDSANGLTDEIKVKESLRPGNXMISNPLAQEISEERIKELIHTMSGNMALPSNIIFDKTVLSLSKEECEVVNGNVNYLFVFVFNSGVDNWFINASFKCLDTFLXPVIVTVNQQLVPKGKTRLGTQKILFDVIIKYYNQXRDCLLTDEYSDIQSGIIELXENGKRIEALETAXLYLRLLLRNVREESXGLLTFITLVSEPNTHKLKKQYDNKTVILKILVKSKQFCK; via the exons ATGACGACACATAAAATGCTTAATGTAATTCCTAGCACATTTA ATGACTCCGGCCCTGGTCTCCCGTCGCCTCCAGGCCTCTTCGGGGGACTCGGGCCTCTCGGATCTGCTCCCCGGAGCTCGCCGCTCCCCCAGTCTGGCTTGGCGAGGGCGCCCACCGTCCCGGCCCGCACCCCGCAGGCCCGTCACCAGGCAACAGTCACCAGCTCTATGGGCATTGGGAAGGCCTACCCTGGGCGCgggtccttccctcttccctccacgCTAGCCTTAAGAGCCCAGGAGGGAGTGTGGCAGGTGAAGGAGATCGCCCGGTGCCCGTGGGCGGTCACTcacctcttcccttctttccccggAGGGGCGGTGCTGGGGCTCgtttcccccgccccccccaaacgCTTCCTGGCGGCTCCTGTTCAGCCTCAGAGTGTGGCCGCCGCCGCCAGCTTACTCCATAGCCTCCTCCACTG TACTCAGGGGCGGGGTTACAAGCCGGGGGAGGAGCCGGAGCGCGAGCTAGAGGCGGTTCTTTCGACCCTGCGGTTCCGTAGCCTGGTCAGCCGGAGCGGGGTTCCCGGGCCATGACGGAGCGGGAGGAGTTTCGTGAGCCCTAGCGGTACCTTCTGTcggaaaaggagacagagagccCTATTG TTGCACATTCTAATGAATCATAAAGTATTTGAACCAGTAGGAATGAAGCtattggaaaatgaaaaggaattagaatttgaaaattCAAACAGTAGTCTCTACAGATTTCTAGGCAATAAATCATCTTATATtttttgcaaaaga gaaaaggattcTGCGAATGGGCTCACTGATGAAATAAAAGTGAAGGAATCTTTAAG ACCAGGAAATTAAATGATTTCAAATCCTCTAGCACAAGAGATTAGtgaggaaagaataaaggaacTTATTCATACAATGAGTGGGAATATGGCTTTACCTTCAAATATCATATTTGACAAAACTGTTCTCTCACTTTCAAAAGAAG AGTGCGAG gTAGTTAATGGAAATGTTAACtatctatttgtttttgtttttaactctggGGTTGACAACTGGTTTATTAATGCATCATTTAAATGTCTGGATACTTTCCT ACCAGTTATAGTTACAGTTAATCAGCAGTTAGTACCAAAAGGAAAGACAAGACTGGGTACACAAAAGATACTCTTTGATgtcataataaaatactataatca GAGAGATTGCCTATTAACTGATGAGTATTCTGATATTCAGTCAGGAATTATTGAACTTTAAG aaaatgggaaaagaatagaAGCACTTGAAACAGCATAACTGTATCTAAGATTGTTACTGCGCAATGTTAGAGAAGAATCATGAGGGCTACTTACCTTTATAACTCTTGTATCAGAACCTAATACCCACAAAttaaagaa ACAGTATGATAACAAAACAGTGATCCTGAAAATTCTTGTCAAATCAAAGCAGTTTTGCAAATGA